Genomic window (Granulicella arctica):
ACTATCAACGTCAGTACTGGGATCTTGGTAAGTCGGGAAGAACCACGCCGGACCGCTTCTACCCGCAGGCAGTGACTCTTGGCGTGCTGTATCGCATTCCTTTCAAAGCATATAAGACCCGATAGCCTGCCCGCCTCGGTGGTCTGAATTTGGACCGCGTGAAACGGGATTCATCCTGCCGTACTGTGGCTGCAGCATGGTGCTACGCTCGGTGTGTGGATACTTTTTTGTTGAATGCGAACGCACAGGCTGCGTCGGCGGTTGAGGTCGAGAGCGGCTCAAGCAGGTTTATCCGTGCGTGTCTGCGGCAGCCTGTGGACCGCACGCCAGTATGGTTCCTGCGGCAGGCGGGGCGGTATATGCCGGAGTATATGGCGGTGCGGAAGCATCATTCCCTGCTGGACATTTGCAGAACGCCTGAGATCGCTGCCGAAGTGACGATTACCGCGGCGGAGCGGCTGGGCGTTGATGCCGCGATCATCTTTGCCGATCTGCTGCTGCCGTTCACACCGATGGGGCTGGACTTCGAGTTTGTGGCCGGTGAAGGGCCGCAGGTGCATACGCCGGTACGGTCTCTTGAACAGGTTGAGGCGCTGCGAACGGATCGGGCGGATGAGCTTGGCTATGTGGCGCGGGCGATCGAGAAGGTATCGGCTCACTTCGCGGGACCGCGTGCCGATGGGGATACGCTAGGGATCATTGGCTTCTGCGGCGCGCCCTTTACGCTGGCGAGCTACATGATCGAAGGCGGCTCGTCGCGGAACTACATCGATACGAAAAAGATGATGTACTCGGGCGGCAGGGCATGGCCGCTGCTGATGGAAAAGTTGATTACGGTGTTGGTGGCGTTTGCGACACAGCAGGTGGAGGCTGGCGCCGATGTGATCCAGATATTTGATAGCTGGGCGGGTGCGCTGAGTGTTACGGACTATCGCGAATACTGCCTGCCAGCAACGACGGAGCTGGTGCAGCGGGTGCGGGCGCTTGGGGTGCCGGTAATCTACTTTGGCGTGGATACGGCTTCGATGCTGCCGGCGATGCGGGAGACGGGTGCGGATGTGCTGGGGTTGGACTGGCGGATTCCGCTGAGTGAGGGCTGGAAGGCTGTTGGGCCAGGATGCGGGGTTCAGGGAAATCTGGACCCAATTACCTTGTTTGCTCCGCAGGATGTGCTGAAGGCACGGGTGGATGAGGTGCTGCGTGAGGCGGCTGGGCGATCTGGGCACATCTTCAACCTTGGGCATGGAATTGTGCCGGGAACGCCGGTTGAGAATGTGATCGAAGTGGTGAAGTGGGTGAAGGAGTTCGCGCTATGAGTTCGCTCGTACAAACGGAGACGCCGGTCCTTCTGCTGGCTCATGGAACGCCGGATGTGCTGGGGGAGATGGCCGAGTACCTGAGCAAGGTGACGGGCGGGCGGCAGCTTCCGCAGAGTGTGGTGGAGGAGTTGCAGCATCGGTATGGTGAGATCGGCCTGGGGGAGACGCCGGGTGTGGAGCCTCCGCCGCTGACGAAGTGGACCCTGGCGCAGGGTCGGCTGCTGGGCGAGGCGCTGGGCGCGAAGGTGTACGTGGGGATGCGGAACTGGCACCCGTACATCGCCGACACGATCCAGCAGATGCGGGCAGATGGAGTGACAAAGTTCAAGGCGATCTGCCTGGCTCCGCAGAACTCGCGGACGAGTGTGGGACTGTATCGGCGGGCGATGCTTGAAGCTTCGCTCGATATGGAGAGCGAGTTTGTGGCTGGTTGGGCGGACAATCCTACGCTGGCGCTGGCGTTTGCGGATCGACTTTGGCCGCGGTGGGCGGAGGCGTGTGCGTCTACCGGGACGCGGGTACCGGTGCTGTTTACGGCGCATGCGGTTCCCTGCCGGACGATCATGTCGGGACAGGTGAGTACGGCGGCCAGCCCTTCGCAGCGACCGGGCGGGCCGGTGCCTGCGGATGGGATCCAGTACTACGGGGAGAGGACGGCTCCCGATCCTTACCCGGTGGAGTGCAAGCGGACGGCGATCCATGTGGCAGAGGCGCTGCGTCCGGTGGGGATGACGGATCGGGACTGGTACTTCGCGTTCCAGAGCCAGGGGATTGCCGGTGCTCCGTGGATTGGGCCGACGGTGGAGGATACGCTGAAGGCGCTGGCGGCGGAGGGGCACAAGGGCGTGGTGATGCAGCCGATCGGATTCCTGTGCGATCACGTGGAGATTTTGTACGACATCGATATTGCGTTCAGGGAGACGGCGCGGGAGTTGGGGCTGCAGCTTTGGCGTGCGGAGAGTCTGAACGACTCGCCGGTTCTGATTCGTGCGCTGGAGCAGGTGGCTACGGGCGCGTTTGCCGCGGATGTGGATGAGCGAGTGGTTCCGGAGTCTGTGACGGCTTGAAGCGCGTCGCCATTGTGGGTGGTGGGATCGCCGGGGTGACGGCTGCTTATGCGCTGGCCTCGTCGGGCGAGCCGGTCGAGGCTGTGCTGTTCGAGGCTTCGGGACGGCTGGGTGGGATCGTTGAGACGGTGCGGGAGCGGGGGTTCGTCATCGAGTGCGGGCCGGATGGTTGGGTGACGGAGAAGCCGTGGGCGCAGGAGCTGGCCGAGGAGCTAGGGCTTGGCGGCGAAGTGATCTCGTCCAACGACGCTACGCGGAAGACGTACATCCTGAAGAATGGCGCGCTGGTAGCGATGCCGGACGGTATGCGGATGATGGTGCCGGGCGACCTTGGGACCGTGGACGCCTCCTCCCTGTTCAGCGATACGGCGAAGCGGGCGTTCCACGAGGAACTGACGCGGACTGCGGAGTTGATGGCTTCGGCTCCGGAGAATGACGAGAGCGTGGCTTCATTTGTGCGACGTCACTTTGGGGATGAGGTGCTGGACACGGTGGGTGCTCCGCTGCTGAGCGGGGTGTTCGGCGGGGATGTTGAGACGCTGAGCGTGCGGGCTGTGATGGGGCCGTTCGTGGCGATGGAGCGGCAGTACGGGTCGCTGATTCGGGCTACGCGAGTGAGGGCTACAGCGGGAACGAGGCCGGTGTTTACGACGCTGCGGAGTGGGGTTGGGGCGCTGGTGGAGGGGATGGTAGCGGCGATTCCCTGCTCGTGGGTGCGGTTGGGGACGGCGGTAAGCTCCCTTACTCGGACGGGAGATGGCTGGAGCGTAGGGACTGCTGCGGGTGATGAGGAGTTCGATGTGGTGCTGCTGGCTGCGCCGGTAGATGTTGCGGGAGCGCTGTTGCGCGGGAGCGATGAACAGGCGGCTGAGTTGATGCGGATGGAGGCCAGTTCGGCGGTTGTGGTGGCGTTTGGATTTTTGGAAAGCTTTGTGTTGCCGGGTGGGTTTGGGTTCCTGGTGCCTCCAGGTGGCGCGGGCGACTCCCTGCTGGCGGCTACGTTTGTCGATCAGAAGTTCGATGGACGGGTACCGGAGGGTGGGCGGCTGCTGCGGGCCTTCTTCGGGGGGGCAGTTGGGGCTCGGCTGTTGGGGGCCTCGGATGAGGCGGTTACAGTGCTTGCTCGCGAGCAGTTGGAGAGGATTCTTGGGCCGCTGCCTGGGGCTGCTGTGACCGTGGTTCGGCGATGGCCGCGATCGTTGCCGCAGTACGCCGTGGGGCATCTGGAGCGAATGGCAGAGTTGGACGAACTTGTGCGCGGGATGGGCCGGATTTGGCTGCTGGGGAATGGGTATCGCGGGGTTGGGTTGCCGGATCTTATTCGGGATGCGCGGTCGGCGGTACGGGAGTGTCTCGGCTAGCTTCTTAGGAGAATGGGAAGGTTTGGGCTGACTCCCACGGGCCATTGCGGTAGCGCCAGAGGCTTAGGCCAGTGGCTTCGATCTGGCAAGAGGTGAAGGTGGCTTGAAGTTGTTGCAGGAGGAGCTTTGCGGCCTCGGCTGTGACTTTGTTCTGGACGACGATGTGGGGCTTGAATCGCTGGCGGTCCTGTGGGATCAGGTCGTCGGCGAAGGCAACGGCTAAGCGGCTGTGGAGTGCGAGGAGGGCCGAGCTCTCCAAGGTGTAAGCCAAACCTTTGCCGAGCGACCTGAGGCCTGTGACGTCTATCGGGAAGCTTGCGAGTGTGGATGCGCTAGCGAGTTCTTCGAGGACGTAACCCTTTTCCGGCAGGTTGTGGAAGAGGGTTACGTGGGCGTCGATGTAGTTGCGGTCGGATGGAAAGTGTTGCTGGCGCAGGTGATTGAAGTGCTCCTGGGAGGCCGGATCGAGTTGCAGGGAAAGGATGTAGCTCACGGCGACTAATCGGGGAACTGCCAGCTTACGAGAGTCTTGGCGAGGGTGGCGTGTCCTGTTGAAGGACCGCTTGTGGCCTTGGCCATGTCGGGGAAGGCAGCTTCTACCTCCGGGGTCTTGGCCCAGACCGGTACATCTTTAATGATGTAGCTGTAGATGACCTGAGTTTCGGGGAAGCCGCCTTTGGCGACGACGGGCGGCGTGAAGCTTTCGATGCCGGTGATTTCGCGGTGACCGTAGCAGAAGCGCGGGACGGCGCGAGCTCCCGTGGTGGTGGCAGTGTAGCGGCTGACGTGGATGCTGGGTTCCTGCGCGACGGTGAGGAGTTGCGCCTTGACGAGGGAGTTCATCTGCTTCGTCTTGTCGGGATCGCTGGTCTCGTAGGGGAAGCGCGGAGCATCCGGCATGAGGCACTCGGAGTGCTCAAGGTAGTGAGCGTTGAGCGCCTGGATGAAGTTATCGGGAGTGGCCGCTGTCTTCGAATGACAGCCTGCGAGCAAAAGCGCTACAAAGGCTACGGAAAGGGTTGCGCGTACATGGACCATGGTCTCTCCTGCTGGGCAATGGATGCCTGTGCTGTTATCTTCTCCTAATCTTGGATGCAGCCGAGCGTAGGCAAAGGGCGAAGCGTGCAAGGATGTGCCATTTGTGGATAATGGAGGGCATGATCCGGCCTTGTTTTCTTGTTATCGACCGTGAGTTCCCCGGCAGCATCTCGACCCGCAAACTGGTGATCGAGACTGCAAAGTTCAACGTGCTGACTGCATATAGCGGTGTGGAGGCGCGCGAGATGTTTGAGCGGTTTCCGGCCATCAACGGGGCGGTGCTGGACGCCGGGATCGAGGACGTACCGTGTGCGAGTCTCGTTCACGAGTTCAAGATCAAACGACCGTCCATGCCGGTGATCATGATTGGGGCGCCCGGGAGCATGGATTGTCCTGAGGCTGACTATCGGCTGGAATCGTTTCTGCCTTCGAAGCTGCTGGATATTCTCAGAAGCCTGATGCCGAAGGAGACAGAGATCATTGAGCAGCGCAATGAAGATCTGAGCCGGGAGCAGTTGAGCTAGAGCTAGGCTGAGGAAGCGTGGTCGGCCTTGACGTCGTTGCCGCCCCAGATCTTTTGTGCGGTCCATGGCTGGCCGGGTGCGGACCAGAAGCGATCTGTGGCGGGCAGGCCAAGCGGCAGCCAGGCGGCGGCGCAGAGATAGCAGCTCCCTGTGGAGATGTACGGTTCGCCGATCGATGGTTGATGGCCGGCGAAGCCGATGGTGAGCCAGCCCTTGCCGTCGAAGGTGCCGGGCATCTCGATCATGCGGCGCATGACAGCGGTGAGAGCGGAGCGGACCTGCTCGGGCGTGAGTTCCTCGGGTAGCTGGCGGCGGAGGGAGACCTCTGCGAGGTGGTGGAAGGCACCAAAACGGTAGGCGAGCGAACGCCCAATAGCTGGAAAAGTCGCCTCGGGGCTGATGAGACGTTCCTGAATGACAGCGTAGCGCTGTGCCCGGGCGAGGATTGCAGGGCGAAGTGGCTCCCATGTTTGCGACTGTTTCGCCACGGCATCGAGGATCGTAAGGAGCATGGGCTGGATGACGAAGCTGTTGTAGTAGTCCCAGTGGAAGTGGGGGCCGTCCCCGTAGGTGCCATCCCCGACAAACCACTGCTCGTGCTGCTGGATGGCGTAGTCGATGCGCATACGATCCCAGTCTTCCCCGAGGGTGCAAAGACAGGCCTCGATCATTGCAGAGAAGAGGAGCCAATTGGAGCGGCCGGGAAGGATTTTACGGGTGACGATAAGGGCTGCGACGAGGTTGCGTTGTGTGGGTGGATCGAGACGCTTCCAGAGCTGGGTCGGGGCGCGGACGATGGCGAGGGCAAGAAAGGCTGTGTCGACAAGAGATTGCCCGGTCGCGCCAAAGTTGAGGTAGTCAGGCGATGAAGGATTGGTGCCATGCTGGATGCCGGCTCGAGCCTGTTCTCTGTAGTGCGTTTGGAGGGTCGCCTCAGCGCCAGTGAGGCCTTCGAGTTCGAGCCATGGTGCAAGCCCGCAGAGAAGACGGGCGAACGCTTCCAGATGAGAGCACTGGCGACGTGATTCAGCGTTGCCGCCGGGGGCAAGCTCGACGGGCATAGTGGCGCGGAGTTGCTGGCTGGCGATGGCAGCGAGGACAGGGGTGGTGATGCGCTCAAGCGTGTGGAGCCAATAGGCGCGGTCGTCTCTGGAGGTCGGAGCGACTGTAGGCAGTGCCTGGACGAAGGGGGAGGCTGCAGCTCCGGCGGCTGTTGCGAGAGCGGCTTTGAGGAGAGCACGACGAGGTACGTTGGGGTTCATGGATGGCCTGCAGGCATGAAGATCCCGCTGAGCCACTATAGCTTCAGCGGGACGCCTTGCGTGTAGCTCTGCGTCAGCTAGACCACGGACAGGGTGACGTCGATATTGCCGCGGGTTGCGTTTGAGTATGGGCAGACCTCGTGAGCTTCGTGGACCAGGGCCTCTGCCTTGGCGTGATCGATGCCGGGCAGGGTGACCTTGAGGTCGACGTCGACGCTGAAGCCTTTGGCTCCGCCGACTCGTGGACCGAAGGCTACGGACGCGGCGATGGAGGCGTCGGGCGGGAGTTGAATCTCCTGCGTTGCGGCGACGTGCTTGATGGCTCCGATGAAGCAGGCTGCGTAGCCGGCTGCGAAGAGCTGCTCGGGGTTGGTACCGTCCCCATTGCCGCCCATGGCTTTGGGCAGGTTGAGCTTGACGTCGAGTTTGCCGTCGTCGGACCTGGCGATACCATCACGACCGCCGGTAGCGGTGGCGTGTGCGGTGTATACGATCTTGTCGAGTGCCATTGGGTTCCCTTTCGAAGTGCTGAAGGGTTGGATGCCGTGTGCTGGATGGCTACACTATTTGGCTGATGATTTGGCCTCGTGCGCGGCGGTCAGCTGTTTCATGAAGTCGGTCATAAGCTGTCGCATTTGCGGCTGAAGCTGTTGCGCGTGGGCGTTGACGATCAGGCCAGATTTCGTGAGGAGTTCCGGGGTCTTCTCGAGCATGGTTTGCCCGACGGCAGATTTGTAGAAGGTCAGGATGCCGTCGATCTCCGGTTCGGTGTATTCGGAGGCATAGAGGTTGACGTACTCCGGCCTGATCTTCTCCCAATCCAGTGCTTCGCTGACGAGAGCAACGGACTTCGCTGTGTAGTCATCCACCATCTTCTTGTCGGCGTCGGTCATCGGCTGATCGCCGAAGATGCCTTTTGCCATCTGCTGCCCCTGGGTGGTGCTCTGGGCGATCATCTGTTTCATGGTGCGGTCCATCTTCATGACTACAAACAGCTCTTCGATCTTGGCTCGCTTGCTGGACTCGTCGGCATGGGCTACAGAGGTTGCGACCAGGAGAATGGCGATGAGGGTGAGGATCTGGCGTTTCATGGATATCCTTTTTGGGAACTTATTCAAGGCTATGAACCACTCTCGAGTGGTTTGCGGGCGAAGTAGTAGAGGCTGAAGGCGAGGGCGGCGAACATGAGGACGCTGACGTAGTCGTGGTGGAAGGGATTGTGGGCGGAGAAGCGGGGGATGCTGCGGTCGGTGGCCGCTTCGTACAGCTTGACGCAGACGCCTAGCAGGCCGACGATGCCACCTGCGGCGATGAGGCCTGAGGCGTAGAGGCTGCCGGGGCTGATCTCGCTTTCAAGGTCGTGGACGGGGTTGACGCTGGTAGGGACGGGCAGGCCGGTTGCTGGATCGAGGTGGTCGGGGTTGGTCTCATCGAAGTGCGGGTTGGCGGTGAGCCAGGAGGGGCGGTCGGCGTGCCAGAGAGCGACTGAGGCGTTGTACTCTGCGGCGGACTGGCGCGCAGCGTGGTGGAGCATGGCGCGATCGACCATCCAGCGCATGACGCCGCCTACGAAGATGGCGAGGGTAGTGGCGATAGAGAGGTAGGCTCCGACGGCGAAGGTGAGGGAGCGGATGCCTAGTAGTTCAATGGCAATCACTAAGAAGACGCCGAGCAGGACGAGACCCCAGGGGAGTTTGCGGGTGAGGATTCCGTTGATGACGGTGGCCATGAGGCGGCCTTGTGGGGCGGCGGCCTTCTCGCTGCCGATGCCCTGGATCCATTGAATTTCGATCTCGCTTGTGGCTGGGTTGTAGAGGTATTTGCCATCTTCGAGGGTGGCGGAGCCGATGGCGTTGAGGAGGATGAGTTGTTTGGTGTTGGCTACTTCTTCTTTGCCTTGAGCGTTGGTGGAGCTGGCGGGAGAGCCCGCCTTCTTCGTGAGGGTAATGTGGTCGCGGGTGAAGGGGCCTATATTCTGGACGCCGTCGGGGAGTTGGTTCAGCGAGAAGGCGATTGGTCTGGGCAGGCGTTGGAACTCTTCGAGGCCGGTGTTCATGGCGTTGAGAGTGGCACCGATCGAGAAGACGCTGATGATGACGCCGAGCATGACGGCCATCTGCTGCTTCCAAGGGGTGGCTCCGATGAGGT
Coding sequences:
- a CDS encoding DUF2059 domain-containing protein produces the protein MKRQILTLIAILLVATSVAHADESSKRAKIEELFVVMKMDRTMKQMIAQSTTQGQQMAKGIFGDQPMTDADKKMVDDYTAKSVALVSEALDWEKIRPEYVNLYASEYTEPEIDGILTFYKSAVGQTMLEKTPELLTKSGLIVNAHAQQLQPQMRQLMTDFMKQLTAAHEAKSSAK
- the hemG gene encoding protoporphyrinogen oxidase, with protein sequence MKRVAIVGGGIAGVTAAYALASSGEPVEAVLFEASGRLGGIVETVRERGFVIECGPDGWVTEKPWAQELAEELGLGGEVISSNDATRKTYILKNGALVAMPDGMRMMVPGDLGTVDASSLFSDTAKRAFHEELTRTAELMASAPENDESVASFVRRHFGDEVLDTVGAPLLSGVFGGDVETLSVRAVMGPFVAMERQYGSLIRATRVRATAGTRPVFTTLRSGVGALVEGMVAAIPCSWVRLGTAVSSLTRTGDGWSVGTAAGDEEFDVVLLAAPVDVAGALLRGSDEQAAELMRMEASSAVVVAFGFLESFVLPGGFGFLVPPGGAGDSLLAATFVDQKFDGRVPEGGRLLRAFFGGAVGARLLGASDEAVTVLAREQLERILGPLPGAAVTVVRRWPRSLPQYAVGHLERMAELDELVRGMGRIWLLGNGYRGVGLPDLIRDARSAVRECLG
- a CDS encoding ferrochelatase, whose amino-acid sequence is MSSLVQTETPVLLLAHGTPDVLGEMAEYLSKVTGGRQLPQSVVEELQHRYGEIGLGETPGVEPPPLTKWTLAQGRLLGEALGAKVYVGMRNWHPYIADTIQQMRADGVTKFKAICLAPQNSRTSVGLYRRAMLEASLDMESEFVAGWADNPTLALAFADRLWPRWAEACASTGTRVPVLFTAHAVPCRTIMSGQVSTAASPSQRPGGPVPADGIQYYGERTAPDPYPVECKRTAIHVAEALRPVGMTDRDWYFAFQSQGIAGAPWIGPTVEDTLKALAAEGHKGVVMQPIGFLCDHVEILYDIDIAFRETARELGLQLWRAESLNDSPVLIRALEQVATGAFAADVDERVVPESVTA
- a CDS encoding 2'-5' RNA ligase family protein, with the translated sequence MSYILSLQLDPASQEHFNHLRQQHFPSDRNYIDAHVTLFHNLPEKGYVLEELASASTLASFPIDVTGLRSLGKGLAYTLESSALLALHSRLAVAFADDLIPQDRQRFKPHIVVQNKVTAEAAKLLLQQLQATFTSCQIEATGLSLWRYRNGPWESAQTFPFS
- a CDS encoding organic hydroperoxide resistance protein — protein: MALDKIVYTAHATATGGRDGIARSDDGKLDVKLNLPKAMGGNGDGTNPEQLFAAGYAACFIGAIKHVAATQEIQLPPDASIAASVAFGPRVGGAKGFSVDVDLKVTLPGIDHAKAEALVHEAHEVCPYSNATRGNIDVTLSVV
- a CDS encoding response regulator produces the protein MIRPCFLVIDREFPGSISTRKLVIETAKFNVLTAYSGVEAREMFERFPAINGAVLDAGIEDVPCASLVHEFKIKRPSMPVIMIGAPGSMDCPEADYRLESFLPSKLLDILRSLMPKETEIIEQRNEDLSREQLS
- a CDS encoding DUF2264 domain-containing protein; its protein translation is MNPNVPRRALLKAALATAAGAAASPFVQALPTVAPTSRDDRAYWLHTLERITTPVLAAIASQQLRATMPVELAPGGNAESRRQCSHLEAFARLLCGLAPWLELEGLTGAEATLQTHYREQARAGIQHGTNPSSPDYLNFGATGQSLVDTAFLALAIVRAPTQLWKRLDPPTQRNLVAALIVTRKILPGRSNWLLFSAMIEACLCTLGEDWDRMRIDYAIQQHEQWFVGDGTYGDGPHFHWDYYNSFVIQPMLLTILDAVAKQSQTWEPLRPAILARAQRYAVIQERLISPEATFPAIGRSLAYRFGAFHHLAEVSLRRQLPEELTPEQVRSALTAVMRRMIEMPGTFDGKGWLTIGFAGHQPSIGEPYISTGSCYLCAAAWLPLGLPATDRFWSAPGQPWTAQKIWGGNDVKADHASSA
- the hemE gene encoding uroporphyrinogen decarboxylase, giving the protein MLNANAQAASAVEVESGSSRFIRACLRQPVDRTPVWFLRQAGRYMPEYMAVRKHHSLLDICRTPEIAAEVTITAAERLGVDAAIIFADLLLPFTPMGLDFEFVAGEGPQVHTPVRSLEQVEALRTDRADELGYVARAIEKVSAHFAGPRADGDTLGIIGFCGAPFTLASYMIEGGSSRNYIDTKKMMYSGGRAWPLLMEKLITVLVAFATQQVEAGADVIQIFDSWAGALSVTDYREYCLPATTELVQRVRALGVPVIYFGVDTASMLPAMRETGADVLGLDWRIPLSEGWKAVGPGCGVQGNLDPITLFAPQDVLKARVDEVLREAAGRSGHIFNLGHGIVPGTPVENVIEVVKWVKEFAL